A window of Tautonia plasticadhaerens contains these coding sequences:
- a CDS encoding methyl-accepting chemotaxis protein, protein MNTMSMGPALAVGGLGGLAAVGLALGISAAGGGAFGAALAAVLGSAAGAAVAGFVSNATARRCARTMAVRTPRADVPSASRLASDESKQRLDEVRAELKEIFQAISSLGESAGRMSEGAMEQTGAVPKTTQTVEALYDRIDLISQNADEAADATDRTRQEAIRGLDQIKGVIDGMEQLRAQVESNARKARRLGERSVEIGAIVELIGEISNRTDMLALNATIESVRAGEHGRGFAVVADEIRKLAERTAAATREIATLVEAIQADTHESIRSLAEEQAEMEKEANSVREAGSALERISRVAEDSARLVDGISHSANDQVLAARDLVSGMQRISEVSKLLLGETKQIRQQSRAVSQRCQALNALVSSRSQPDGVPGLDAYRAPRLHPGSSPRPVPIEARP, encoded by the coding sequence ATGAACACGATGTCGATGGGCCCGGCCCTCGCGGTCGGCGGGCTGGGGGGCCTGGCCGCGGTCGGCCTGGCCCTGGGGATCTCGGCGGCGGGCGGCGGCGCCTTCGGGGCGGCCCTGGCGGCGGTGCTCGGCTCGGCCGCCGGGGCGGCGGTCGCCGGGTTCGTCTCCAACGCCACCGCCCGCCGGTGCGCCCGGACGATGGCCGTCCGCACCCCCCGGGCCGACGTGCCCAGCGCTTCCCGGCTCGCCTCCGACGAGTCGAAGCAGCGGCTCGACGAGGTCCGGGCCGAGCTGAAGGAGATCTTCCAGGCCATCTCCTCCCTGGGGGAGTCGGCCGGCCGGATGTCCGAGGGGGCGATGGAGCAGACCGGCGCCGTCCCCAAGACGACGCAGACCGTCGAGGCCCTCTACGACCGCATCGACCTCATCTCCCAGAACGCCGACGAGGCCGCCGACGCCACCGACCGCACCCGGCAGGAGGCCATCCGGGGGCTGGACCAGATCAAGGGCGTCATCGACGGCATGGAGCAGCTCCGGGCCCAGGTCGAGTCCAACGCCAGGAAGGCCCGGAGGCTGGGCGAGCGCTCGGTCGAGATCGGCGCCATCGTCGAGCTGATCGGCGAGATCTCCAACCGCACCGACATGCTCGCGCTGAACGCCACCATCGAGTCCGTCCGGGCCGGGGAGCACGGCCGGGGCTTCGCGGTCGTCGCCGACGAGATCCGCAAGCTGGCCGAGCGGACCGCCGCCGCCACCCGGGAGATCGCCACGCTCGTCGAGGCGATCCAGGCGGACACCCACGAGAGCATCCGGTCGCTCGCCGAGGAGCAGGCCGAGATGGAGAAGGAGGCCAACAGCGTCCGCGAGGCCGGGTCGGCCCTGGAGCGGATCAGCCGGGTGGCCGAGGACTCGGCGAGGCTCGTCGACGGCATCTCCCACTCGGCCAACGACCAGGTGCTCGCCGCCCGGGATCTCGTCTCGGGCATGCAGCGGATCTCCGAGGTCTCCAAGCTGCTCCTGGGGGAGACGAAGCAGATCCGGCAGCAGTCCAGGGCCGTCTCCCAGCGCTGCCAGGCGTTGAACGCCCTGGTCTCGAGCCGGTCGCAGCCCGACGGCGTGCCGGGGCTCGACGCCTACCGGGCCCCGAGGCTCCATCCCGGCTCGTCCCCGCGCCCGGTCCCGATCGAGGCGAGGCCATGA
- a CDS encoding chemotaxis protein CheW translates to MDEPPEGRPSRAYCLFLSESRPLGVPLDAVAEVMEAGRLVRLPLCPGQVVGLCTYRGKIVPVVRPGDEGGGPPGGGEGGGRAVLILRTGRGLWGLSIDRGGVSVEVAGEGPAGEGPPIGRGFVASGSVGRRGTSHAVLDPDRSWRGVKTEIDQWYADALGSGGDGFPPPPGQGGVGSGASDTRQGGQP, encoded by the coding sequence ATGGATGAACCGCCCGAGGGGCGCCCGTCCCGGGCGTACTGCCTCTTCCTGAGCGAGTCGAGGCCGCTGGGCGTGCCCCTCGACGCGGTCGCCGAGGTGATGGAGGCCGGGCGGCTGGTCCGGCTGCCCCTCTGCCCCGGGCAGGTCGTCGGCCTGTGCACTTATCGCGGCAAGATCGTCCCCGTGGTCCGGCCGGGGGACGAGGGCGGCGGTCCACCCGGCGGGGGAGAAGGGGGCGGGCGGGCGGTGCTGATCCTCCGGACCGGCCGCGGCCTCTGGGGGCTCTCGATCGACCGGGGCGGGGTCTCCGTCGAGGTCGCCGGGGAGGGGCCCGCCGGCGAGGGGCCCCCGATCGGCCGGGGCTTCGTCGCCTCGGGCTCGGTCGGGCGTCGGGGGACCTCCCACGCCGTGCTCGACCCCGACCGGTCCTGGCGGGGCGTGAAGACCGAGATCGATCAGTGGTACGCGGACGCCCTCGGCTCCGGGGGGGACGGCTTCCCGCCCCCCCCGGGCCAGGGCGGGGTGGGTTCGGGGGCGTCGGACACGAGGCAGGGCGGACAACCATGA
- a CDS encoding glycosyltransferase family 39 protein, whose amino-acid sequence MGDSRSVRRHRWAGRWGAGAVVAAVAAAGAVLNTGFDEPPRFDGAGYAMLARALVEGQGYRDVDHPDAPPHAHFPPAYPALLAAAWGVFGRSAASAHAVSILCTTGATVAAWWWFRWQYSARVALLLGLALAMNWTWHRVGGNIQSEPLYMLLKQLALLAGVSAARAGGIGRGARVGGLIGAMMLTRLIGAAVAAAIGIELLLRRRWRSLAATVAVSGLVVSPWAWRLATAGRKTHLGYFPGDSLPAVIAGNAWFYVLRIPDVLTGPFVEVGTVFSPGAYPVAAIFAVAAGLVMARGLVAVLRTDRLRTAGLVVACNLALLLAWPYTEAGRFLLPLVPALLVVALEGIAGIARRLGRGRPRVWGSALLLAAATPYSVYAAASGRASAERRSHEPVDAGLRWIASHGDHPGPIMTAYPAEAFWFTDRPGIVPPDDPEAIAREVDRYGVAYLVLVRGRFARAREDPISEFVAGRPGRVRRSWSGDSGRVAVYEVLPEGAPPDQGPDAGGAVRVPR is encoded by the coding sequence ATGGGTGACTCGCGATCGGTTCGGCGGCATCGGTGGGCGGGCCGATGGGGGGCGGGGGCGGTGGTGGCGGCGGTGGCGGCGGCCGGGGCGGTGCTGAACACCGGGTTCGACGAGCCCCCTCGGTTCGACGGCGCCGGCTACGCGATGCTCGCCCGGGCGCTGGTCGAGGGCCAGGGCTACCGGGACGTGGACCACCCCGACGCCCCGCCGCACGCCCACTTCCCGCCGGCCTACCCGGCCCTGCTGGCGGCGGCCTGGGGCGTGTTCGGGAGGTCGGCGGCGTCGGCGCACGCCGTGTCGATCCTCTGCACGACCGGGGCGACGGTGGCGGCCTGGTGGTGGTTCCGCTGGCAGTACTCGGCCCGGGTTGCACTGCTGCTCGGGCTGGCCCTGGCGATGAACTGGACCTGGCATCGGGTGGGGGGGAACATCCAGTCGGAGCCGCTCTACATGCTGCTGAAGCAGCTTGCGTTGCTGGCGGGCGTCTCCGCGGCGAGGGCGGGGGGGATCGGCCGAGGTGCCCGAGTCGGCGGCCTGATCGGCGCGATGATGCTGACCCGGCTGATCGGGGCGGCGGTGGCGGCGGCGATCGGGATCGAGCTGCTGCTCCGACGCCGGTGGCGGTCCCTGGCGGCGACGGTGGCGGTCTCGGGCCTGGTCGTCTCGCCCTGGGCCTGGCGGCTGGCGACCGCGGGGCGGAAGACCCACCTCGGCTACTTCCCGGGCGATTCGCTGCCGGCGGTGATCGCGGGGAACGCCTGGTTCTACGTCCTGCGGATCCCCGACGTCCTGACCGGCCCGTTCGTCGAGGTCGGCACGGTCTTCTCGCCGGGGGCGTATCCGGTGGCGGCGATCTTCGCGGTGGCGGCCGGGCTGGTGATGGCCCGGGGGCTGGTGGCCGTGCTGAGGACCGATCGCCTGAGGACGGCCGGGCTGGTGGTCGCCTGCAACCTCGCGCTGCTGCTGGCCTGGCCGTATACCGAGGCGGGCCGGTTCCTCCTCCCGCTGGTGCCGGCGCTGCTCGTGGTGGCGTTGGAGGGGATCGCGGGGATTGCCCGAAGGCTGGGCCGGGGTCGGCCCCGGGTCTGGGGCTCGGCGCTCCTGCTGGCGGCGGCGACGCCCTACTCGGTCTACGCCGCCGCGTCCGGCCGGGCCTCGGCCGAGCGTCGATCCCACGAGCCGGTCGACGCCGGGCTCCGGTGGATCGCCTCGCACGGCGATCACCCCGGCCCGATCATGACCGCCTACCCGGCCGAGGCCTTCTGGTTCACCGACCGGCCCGGGATCGTCCCGCCCGACGACCCCGAGGCCATCGCCCGGGAGGTCGACCGCTACGGGGTGGCCTACCTCGTCCTCGTCCGGGGCCGATTCGCCCGGGCCCGGGAAGACCCGATCTCGGAGTTCGTCGCCGGGAGGCCGGGGAGGGTCCGACGCTCCTGGTCCGGCGATTCGGGCCGGGTGGCCGTGTATGAAGTGTTGCCGGAGGGGGCCCCGCCCGATCAGGGACCCGACGCCGGCGGGGCGGTCAGGGTGCCGAGGTAG
- a CDS encoding HEAT repeat domain-containing protein: MRRTARLLLAVALPWLARTGGASQDAAPPLPGVPEGWTVELVAEAPEILYPTAIVAAPDGTVYLGQDPMDMPGPPTEPIDSVVAIRPDGTITTFADGLWAVMGLEWIDDTLYVVHAPYLSAFRDADGDGVSDERVDLVTGLGPDLPGFSGLNDHVPSGMELGMDGFLYVSIGDKGIPRAVGTDREAIRLKGGGVVRVRPDGTDLEVVSTGERNPLSAFLTATDEVFTYGNDDDSKKWPNSLTHHVVGGHYGYPYEFMLEPDRCLPIVAGQLGGSGTQGMISKGDGLPERYRGDLFLCDWGLQAVFRVEVAPSGGTFRMTRREPFVTAGDVPDFRPFSVAPSADGASLYVVDWGVGNWLLSGVESGRLYRLTYAGDDASPPTPAPDVLDVAALDHPGHEVRLRAQRAMAARGAGAVAPLAGRLADAGRGTQGRLHALWALDAIGTPEAVAPLRQALTDADPTVRAQAAKRAGIRADLATRPALERLLDDADAVARREAAIALGKLGDPAAGPALMSGLGDPDPTVAWSIRRAIRSLGAWDAGLLLAALEDPARRGEALKLTDEAWAVPVADALARAAAGVEDPGARAEIVGNLAGILLAYPEWDGAWFGTNPLAGTMPQKTAPWDREGMRLALLGLIGALDDPDAAVRGRAIVGLRPAGPTVGPHLRKRLEVESDGENLRALALILGDQVDVAATPALARIAADPDAPMPARSAAVDALGNLPGPDALRALFGLTFDPGAPPGLVARALPKLAATKALPPNDLASFLDRPDPTVRIAALGAIAAVEGLPGHLADRVASLLDDPDPTARVAAIAAVSALGHRAAVPKLIEIAGAGDVDPTVRSASVRALAALPDPAALPVYLAALGGRDADLRRSAERALLAIRDRVRPQLEGHARSASISGPEAGSLGRILTRFRPIVDWKVIGPFARTTARVFLGEPSIDFNQSHSGVEGRPISWQPRKADPTTGRVVLDDFKGGRGDLGGFGYDETGSPDLAAFAYAEIPSDADREALLLFGSSGSLMVELNGEPVHTFTEYAGRPYATDSDRVRVRLKAGTNRLVMRVRQGIGTWAFGVQVSAPGQEWLAARPAEAGIEALRAFALGHDGDPARGEAIFFDEGGVGCVKCHAAGGKGSSDIGPDLTGLASKYDRAELIRSILEPSQRIATGYQPVLVATDDGRVIAGLVREESAEDLVLADAGANLVRLPKARVEERRVGQTSIMPGELAEALSPEEFADLVAYLGTLTAPPASGP, encoded by the coding sequence ATGCGCCGAACCGCCCGCCTGCTGCTCGCCGTCGCCCTGCCCTGGCTCGCCCGGACCGGCGGGGCCTCCCAGGACGCGGCACCGCCCCTGCCGGGCGTCCCCGAGGGCTGGACGGTCGAACTCGTCGCCGAGGCCCCGGAGATCCTCTACCCGACGGCCATCGTCGCCGCGCCGGACGGCACCGTCTACCTCGGCCAGGACCCGATGGACATGCCCGGCCCGCCGACCGAGCCGATCGACTCGGTCGTCGCCATCCGGCCCGACGGCACCATCACCACCTTCGCCGACGGGCTCTGGGCGGTCATGGGCCTGGAGTGGATCGACGACACCCTGTATGTGGTCCACGCCCCGTACCTCTCCGCCTTCCGGGACGCCGACGGCGACGGCGTCTCGGACGAGCGGGTCGACCTCGTGACGGGCCTCGGCCCGGACCTGCCCGGCTTCAGCGGGCTGAACGACCACGTCCCCTCCGGGATGGAACTGGGGATGGACGGGTTCTTGTATGTCTCGATCGGCGACAAGGGCATCCCCCGGGCCGTCGGCACGGACAGGGAGGCGATCCGGCTCAAGGGGGGCGGCGTGGTCCGGGTCCGGCCGGACGGCACCGACCTGGAGGTCGTCTCGACCGGCGAGCGGAACCCGCTCTCGGCCTTCCTCACCGCCACCGACGAGGTCTTCACCTACGGCAACGACGACGACAGCAAGAAGTGGCCGAACAGCCTGACGCATCACGTCGTCGGCGGCCATTATGGTTATCCCTATGAATTCATGCTCGAACCCGACCGCTGCCTGCCGATCGTCGCCGGGCAGCTCGGCGGGTCGGGCACGCAGGGGATGATCTCCAAGGGGGACGGGCTGCCCGAGCGGTATCGGGGGGACCTGTTCCTCTGCGACTGGGGCCTGCAGGCCGTCTTCCGCGTCGAGGTCGCCCCGAGCGGCGGGACCTTCCGGATGACCCGGCGCGAGCCGTTCGTCACCGCCGGCGACGTGCCCGACTTCCGGCCGTTCTCGGTCGCGCCGTCGGCCGACGGGGCGTCGCTCTACGTCGTGGACTGGGGCGTCGGCAACTGGCTGCTCTCCGGCGTCGAGTCGGGCAGGCTCTACCGGCTGACCTACGCCGGCGACGACGCCTCCCCGCCGACGCCGGCCCCCGATGTGCTGGACGTCGCCGCGCTCGACCATCCGGGCCACGAGGTCCGCCTCCGGGCCCAGCGGGCGATGGCCGCCCGGGGGGCCGGGGCGGTCGCCCCGCTCGCCGGACGGCTGGCCGACGCCGGCCGGGGGACGCAGGGACGCCTGCATGCGCTCTGGGCCCTCGATGCGATCGGCACCCCGGAGGCCGTCGCCCCGCTCCGGCAGGCGTTGACCGACGCCGATCCGACCGTCCGGGCCCAGGCCGCCAAACGGGCCGGGATCCGGGCCGACCTGGCCACCCGACCGGCCCTGGAACGCCTGCTCGACGACGCCGACGCCGTCGCCCGTCGCGAGGCGGCCATCGCTCTCGGCAAGCTGGGAGACCCGGCCGCCGGGCCCGCCCTGATGTCGGGGCTCGGCGACCCGGACCCGACGGTCGCCTGGTCGATCCGCCGGGCGATCCGGTCGCTCGGGGCCTGGGACGCCGGCCTGCTGCTCGCCGCCCTCGAGGACCCCGCCCGCCGGGGAGAGGCACTGAAGCTGACCGACGAGGCCTGGGCCGTCCCCGTCGCCGACGCGCTGGCGAGGGCGGCGGCCGGGGTCGAGGACCCGGGGGCCCGGGCGGAGATCGTCGGCAACCTCGCCGGGATCCTGCTGGCCTATCCCGAGTGGGACGGCGCCTGGTTCGGCACCAACCCGCTGGCCGGCACGATGCCCCAGAAGACCGCCCCCTGGGACCGGGAGGGGATGAGGCTGGCCCTGCTCGGCCTGATCGGGGCCCTGGACGACCCGGACGCCGCCGTCCGGGGGCGGGCGATCGTCGGCCTCCGCCCGGCCGGGCCGACGGTCGGCCCCCACCTCCGCAAGCGGCTCGAAGTCGAGTCCGACGGCGAGAACCTCCGGGCCCTGGCCCTGATCCTCGGCGACCAGGTCGACGTGGCCGCCACCCCCGCCCTCGCCCGGATCGCCGCCGACCCCGACGCGCCGATGCCGGCCCGATCGGCGGCGGTCGACGCCCTGGGCAACCTCCCCGGGCCCGACGCCCTCCGCGCCCTCTTCGGCCTGACCTTCGACCCCGGGGCCCCCCCCGGGCTCGTCGCCCGGGCGCTGCCGAAACTGGCCGCGACGAAGGCCCTGCCCCCGAACGACCTGGCGAGCTTCCTCGACCGGCCCGACCCGACCGTCCGGATCGCGGCCCTCGGCGCGATCGCGGCGGTCGAGGGCCTGCCCGGGCACCTGGCCGACCGCGTCGCCTCCTTGCTCGACGACCCCGACCCGACAGCCCGGGTCGCCGCCATCGCCGCGGTCTCGGCCCTCGGGCATCGCGCGGCGGTGCCGAAGCTGATCGAGATCGCCGGGGCGGGCGACGTCGACCCGACCGTCCGCTCCGCCTCGGTCCGGGCCCTGGCCGCCCTCCCCGACCCGGCCGCCCTGCCGGTCTACCTGGCCGCCCTCGGCGGCCGGGACGCCGACCTGAGGAGATCCGCCGAGCGGGCCCTGCTGGCGATCCGGGACCGGGTCCGCCCGCAGCTGGAGGGGCATGCCCGGTCCGCCTCGATCTCCGGGCCCGAGGCCGGTTCCCTGGGGCGGATCCTGACCCGGTTCCGGCCGATCGTCGACTGGAAGGTCATCGGCCCGTTCGCCCGGACGACGGCCCGGGTCTTCCTCGGCGAGCCGTCGATCGACTTCAATCAGTCCCACTCCGGCGTCGAGGGCCGGCCGATCTCCTGGCAGCCCCGCAAGGCCGACCCCACGACCGGCCGCGTGGTGCTCGACGACTTCAAGGGGGGCCGGGGCGACCTGGGCGGCTTCGGCTACGACGAGACGGGCTCGCCCGACCTGGCCGCCTTCGCCTACGCCGAGATCCCGTCGGACGCCGACCGGGAGGCGCTGCTCCTGTTCGGCTCCAGCGGGTCGCTGATGGTCGAGCTGAACGGCGAGCCCGTCCACACCTTCACCGAGTACGCCGGGAGGCCGTACGCGACGGACAGCGACCGCGTCCGGGTCCGGCTGAAGGCGGGGACGAACCGGCTGGTGATGCGGGTCCGCCAGGGGATCGGCACCTGGGCCTTCGGCGTGCAGGTCTCCGCGCCGGGCCAGGAATGGCTCGCCGCCCGCCCGGCCGAGGCCGGGATCGAGGCCCTCCGCGCCTTCGCCCTCGGGCACGACGGCGACCCCGCCCGGGGCGAGGCCATCTTCTTCGACGAGGGGGGCGTCGGCTGCGTGAAGTGCCACGCCGCCGGGGGGAAGGGCTCGTCCGACATCGGGCCGGACCTGACGGGCCTGGCGTCGAAGTATGATCGCGCCGAGCTGATCCGATCGATCCTGGAGCCTTCCCAGCGGATCGCCACCGGGTATCAGCCGGTGCTCGTCGCCACCGACGACGGCCGGGTGATCGCCGGACTGGTCCGGGAGGAGTCGGCCGAGGACCTCGTCCTGGCCGACGCCGGGGCGAACCTCGTCCGCCTGCCGAAGGCCCGGGTCGAGGAGCGCCGGGTCGGCCAGACCTCGATCATGCCCGGCGAGCTGGCCGAGGCCCTCTCCCCCGAGGAGTTCGCCGACCTGGTGGCCTACCTCGGCACCCTGACCGCCCCGCCGGCGTCGGGTCCCTGA
- a CDS encoding serine/threonine-protein kinase: MSEKNLEQTIIRRGLVTPEELETCKAHRDRLSTGQEQPKGLLEVMVAAKALTPTQAQRLVREIGKESQRKHEIPGYQIIDRLGKGSMGIVYKAKQTSVDRVVAVKVLLDVLASNKEFIRRFQREATIAARLNHTNIVNAIDAGESNGLYYFVMEYVEGITIKDVIEKGHVYDEPEALRIVLAVAEAMKHAHERGLIHRDIKPENVILTRDGNVKLADLGLARLTADEKQAVAEAGMAIGTPYYISPEQVRGATDVDIRSDIYSLGATLYHMVTGRPPFPGDDPTEVMKKHVDKTITLTPPDHLNTRLSSGLGEVVETMMARHRENRYRDPSDLIIDLKALVEGKRPVIAEQKADTLAKLAEGEVDEDEGFYEAGGAGMTDAERIELAGIVNARNNIITILAILLGLSLVSNVILMLAR, translated from the coding sequence ATGAGCGAGAAGAACCTGGAGCAGACGATCATCCGCCGGGGCCTGGTCACCCCGGAGGAGCTGGAGACCTGCAAGGCCCACCGCGACCGCCTCTCCACCGGCCAGGAGCAGCCGAAGGGGCTGCTGGAGGTGATGGTCGCGGCCAAGGCGCTCACCCCGACCCAGGCCCAGCGGCTGGTCAGGGAGATCGGCAAGGAGTCCCAGCGCAAGCACGAGATCCCCGGCTATCAGATCATCGACCGCCTGGGCAAGGGCTCGATGGGGATCGTCTACAAGGCCAAGCAGACCAGCGTCGACCGGGTCGTCGCCGTCAAGGTGCTGCTCGACGTGCTGGCGTCGAACAAGGAGTTCATCCGCCGGTTCCAGCGCGAGGCGACCATCGCCGCCCGGCTCAACCACACCAACATCGTCAACGCCATCGACGCCGGCGAGTCCAACGGCCTCTACTACTTCGTGATGGAGTACGTCGAGGGGATCACGATCAAGGACGTGATCGAGAAGGGCCACGTATACGACGAGCCGGAGGCCCTCCGCATCGTCCTGGCCGTGGCCGAGGCGATGAAGCACGCCCACGAGCGCGGGCTGATCCACCGCGACATCAAGCCCGAGAACGTCATCCTCACCCGGGACGGCAACGTCAAGCTCGCCGACCTGGGCCTCGCCCGCCTGACCGCCGACGAGAAGCAGGCCGTGGCCGAGGCGGGCATGGCCATCGGCACGCCCTATTACATCAGCCCGGAGCAGGTCCGGGGCGCCACCGACGTCGACATCCGGAGCGACATCTACAGCCTCGGCGCCACGCTCTACCACATGGTCACCGGCCGGCCCCCCTTCCCCGGCGACGACCCGACCGAGGTGATGAAGAAGCACGTCGACAAGACGATCACCCTCACCCCGCCGGACCACCTCAACACCCGGCTCTCCAGCGGGCTCGGCGAGGTGGTCGAGACGATGATGGCCCGCCACCGGGAGAACCGCTACCGCGACCCCTCCGACCTGATCATCGACCTGAAGGCCCTGGTCGAGGGCAAGCGCCCGGTCATCGCCGAGCAGAAGGCCGACACCCTGGCCAAGCTCGCCGAGGGCGAGGTCGACGAGGACGAGGGGTTCTACGAGGCCGGAGGCGCCGGCATGACCGACGCCGAGCGCATCGAGCTGGCCGGCATCGTCAACGCCCGCAACAACATCATCACCATCCTGGCGATCCTGCTCGGCCTCTCCCTCGTCTCGAACGTCATCCTGATGCTCGCCCGATGA
- a CDS encoding 3-isopropylmalate dehydrogenase, translating to MATIGVIPGDGVGPEVIREAVAILEDLGAAHGLGLEFSSFDLGSDRYLRTTEVLPDSVVQDLARCDAILLGAIGDPRVPPGVLEKGLLLKIRFDFQQYINLRPVQLFPGVETPIKGKGPEQIDLVVVRENNEDLYVGAGGFTRKGTPEEVAIQTSVNTRAGVERCLRYAFDLADRRAKARVFRGLSDDDRSAGRRGLVSLVAKTNVLTYAHDLWNRAFEEVARDYPSIKTDYHHVDACCMRLVVSPERYDVIVTTNMFGDIITDLGAVLQGGMGVAASGNLNPERKYPSMFEPVHGSAPDIAGTGKANPIAAILSIGLLLDHLGAADAGNAVRSAVKRVLADPDGPRTPDLGGSGSTSEVGRAVREAIGRG from the coding sequence GTGGCCACGATCGGAGTGATCCCGGGTGATGGCGTCGGTCCCGAGGTGATCCGCGAGGCGGTCGCCATCCTGGAGGACCTGGGCGCCGCCCACGGCCTGGGCCTGGAGTTCTCAAGCTTCGACCTGGGCAGCGACCGCTACCTCCGCACCACCGAGGTGCTGCCCGATTCGGTCGTCCAGGACCTGGCGCGCTGCGACGCGATCCTGCTCGGCGCCATCGGCGACCCCCGGGTGCCCCCCGGTGTGCTGGAGAAGGGCCTGCTGCTGAAGATCCGCTTCGACTTCCAGCAGTACATCAACCTCCGCCCCGTCCAGCTCTTCCCCGGCGTCGAGACGCCGATCAAGGGCAAGGGGCCCGAGCAGATCGACCTCGTCGTGGTCCGGGAGAACAACGAGGACCTCTACGTCGGCGCCGGGGGGTTCACCCGGAAGGGGACCCCCGAGGAGGTCGCCATCCAGACCTCCGTCAACACCCGGGCCGGCGTCGAGCGCTGCCTCCGCTACGCCTTCGACCTCGCCGACCGCCGCGCGAAGGCCCGCGTCTTCCGGGGCCTCTCCGACGACGACCGGTCCGCCGGCAGGCGCGGCCTCGTCAGCCTCGTGGCCAAGACCAACGTGCTGACCTACGCCCACGACCTCTGGAACCGCGCCTTCGAGGAGGTCGCCCGGGACTACCCCTCGATCAAGACCGACTACCACCACGTCGACGCCTGCTGCATGAGGCTGGTCGTCAGCCCCGAGCGCTACGACGTGATCGTCACCACCAACATGTTCGGCGACATCATCACCGACCTCGGGGCCGTGCTCCAGGGCGGCATGGGCGTGGCCGCCTCGGGGAACCTCAACCCCGAGCGGAAATATCCCAGCATGTTCGAGCCCGTGCACGGCTCGGCCCCGGACATCGCCGGCACCGGCAAGGCCAACCCGATCGCGGCGATCCTGTCGATCGGCCTGCTGCTGGACCACCTCGGCGCCGCCGACGCGGGCAATGCCGTCCGATCGGCCGTGAAGCGGGTCCTCGCCGACCCGGACGGGCCGAGGACGCCGGATCTGGGGGGCTCGGGCTCGACGAGCGAGGTCGGCCGGGCGGTCCGGGAGGCGATCGGCCGGGGATGA
- a CDS encoding response regulator transcription factor, protein MGIRILVVEDEPVIADSLVRGLREEGFTVEHEADGEGAWLALRAGGWDLVLLDWWLPGADGFEVLRRLRQADRRTPVLFVTARDAVADRVRGLDAGADDYICKPFDFDELLARVRALVRRSDGTAAAVMTFGDVAVDLASQRVERAGHPVDLTAKEYSLLVYFLRNPGRILSRTRIYEHVWDERYDGLSNTLEVHVKELRRKLERHGPRLIQTLRGRGYLLGDPPEDGGGR, encoded by the coding sequence TTGGGGATTCGAATCCTGGTGGTCGAGGACGAGCCGGTGATCGCCGACTCGCTGGTCCGGGGCCTCCGGGAGGAGGGCTTCACCGTCGAGCACGAGGCCGACGGCGAGGGGGCCTGGCTGGCGCTCCGGGCCGGGGGCTGGGATCTCGTCCTGCTGGACTGGTGGCTGCCCGGCGCCGACGGCTTCGAGGTCCTGCGGCGGCTCCGCCAGGCCGACCGCCGGACCCCGGTCCTGTTCGTCACCGCCCGGGACGCGGTCGCCGACCGCGTCCGGGGGCTCGACGCGGGCGCAGACGATTATATCTGCAAACCCTTCGATTTCGACGAGTTGCTCGCCCGGGTCCGGGCCCTCGTCCGCCGCAGCGACGGCACCGCGGCCGCGGTCATGACCTTCGGGGACGTGGCCGTCGACCTGGCCTCCCAGCGGGTCGAGCGGGCGGGCCACCCCGTCGACCTGACGGCCAAGGAGTATTCCCTGCTCGTCTACTTCCTCCGGAACCCGGGCCGGATCCTCTCCCGGACGAGGATCTACGAGCACGTGTGGGACGAGCGGTACGACGGCCTGTCCAACACCCTGGAGGTCCACGTGAAGGAGCTGCGGCGCAAGCTGGAACGGCACGGCCCCCGCCTGATCCAGACCCTCCGGGGCCGGGGCTACCTCCTCGGCGACCCTCCCGAGGACGGGGGGGGGCGATGA